The Pecten maximus chromosome 10, xPecMax1.1, whole genome shotgun sequence region ATCCAatgggtcacaccagcctcatttatatgaaatgGTATTGCtctccctcaaggatgtttcacatcaaattcgGTTTTAATCCAAATCAAGAATGAGTAGAGGTTTAAAGCAAAAACTCAGCAAAGGGGTCGCACCAGCatcaatgatgtttcacaccaaatcgGGTAACACAAACCTGCACAAAAAACTACCCTTGGACAGCCCTTACTCAAAATGTGTTTTGAATCTTCATTCGAGTTGACTTAACTAATTATACAGATAATGTTTTCACTAGTTTACTGATAATTTATTTTGAGATATCGATTGATTGTTACCGTTATTCATCAAACTGAAACAGAATGGAAAAAACCAGCTGATGTTCTGTCCTTCAACATACTGGTTATTGATGGTCTATTTTCTTAGACAATACCCCACGAATCGCCTTATTTGTTGGTGGACGTTGGTAAGTTGTGTAGCGTAGATTCTCCTACTTCCAGGATGGAAACTCCTCTGGAGAACTGGATCACACTATTCCTTGACGGCGTCTTGTAATTAACAAGTGTGTCAAATAAGGTAGGCAAGTGACCAAGGATATCTCCTCCTCTGGGGTTACTTAGTATAGAATTCTAAAGTAACGTTTATCGTTCCTGGTCGAAAGTTAGTTATTACattcttaacggtccatcaacactgAAAATGTCATTCGTTACCGAAAGACGACAAAACAATAGTGGACAGTGGTATGATAGAAGCCATTGTTTAGACCTAAAGATTCCACAGTTACACACGAGGTACTTAATGCGTGGTGCCATCCcaaatatgaacatttattaCACTTTgccagtgaaaatataagattttacagggaaaatataagtttttcgtttttgaccaatcagagcgaacctttgtattcacaacattgaaacttgccgatatttccaatcgaagcgaagatagataaattggttattttgctgtatttctgaaatattcagactagtttttgacaaaattctAACTTGACGTTAGTTTTTCATGCatagattctccgataacagcagaaaacgctaaaattgcaCTGATTAGTCCTTTCAAATTGatgccgtcaagttgacgtggagaAACGTCACAAAgggatgacgtcatgaatttatttattattattgtcTATTAATTTGGTGATTTaggtatataaaatgcaataaaatgacattgaaaggtttcccgtttaatataacatatttcgCTCGTATGACAGAAaattcgcactcgtgaaaatatcaatattccgtCATACtcgttaaatatatattataataaacgggaaaccattcaatatcctctaatCATTTCGGTGTCaaatttccttttgttttgatatagCTTTAAAAAGGCATTTACTCTCCACATTGACTCTAAAATGTTGTAAAGCGTCATAAAAGATTTAAGTTTGGATCGTTGACTTGCACGCATTTTCAAATTTACGTCATATAAACCAGAAAGCGTACTGTTTCTCGGGTACTCCCGATTGGGAATCCCTTCCGGTTCTAATTTTGACGTTCATGATTGGTTAACTACCTTACCAGATCACCACTCTACActcagatatatacatatatcggGATCAATCCAAAACCAAAAAGTGACATTTTTTAAACCAATCCCAAAACTTTTCCGCTGAACTTCAATTTTTGGAAGACCAATCCGCAGAGTAAGCAAACTCGTTTCCATTTCATtgcatttctttttcttcttatGTTAACTCCCTTCCGTCAATAATGACGATTTCGTGGAGTTGGGTGCACAGGGGCGCTGattaaaaagataatttttttaGTAGTATGTTTAgtaggataaaaaaaaagaacgtGTTGACCTAGTGTTTGTTTATGAGGGGTTCAAGGACTGAGTTTGTTATGTGTGCCTTGAAGCCCTCTAGTGTGGTACACTGTACTGCTGCTaccgggaggaggttccattgtgtaATTGTGTGAGGAAAGAAGGAGAATGTGTATGTGTCCTTGGAAGCAGATATGTGTTTGTAAGTGTAGGGGTGTACTTGTCTAGTTCTAGATTCTGTTGGGTGAAGGATGTTTCTGCATTCTATCGATACAAAAATAAGTTATCCATTTTAAGTAACAAATAGGCCTGTTACGATCTTTCTGTTAATATCCAATTTCAAAACATCATAGTTGATTAACCATGgctattgttttaaataaaagcAGTAAAATGTTGCGTTTCGTTTCAGTGTTCTGAAGTTAGTATTTGTATCGGTTCCAGCTAAATTCGAGTTAATTTCGACTGCTTGTCAGTAGTTCAATTCCTCATAAACACATGTTCAGAGTATTGACTGTACACAATAACGTTAAATATTGAATGAACTTACCTCCAGTCTTCATGTTCTATGTCTCCGCTTCAACTAGTACCAATATCCGATTGTACTGCACATTAAGTCACAAATTTAAACGTTATACCAAAACTGGACACTGCGACAAGACTGCGACATGACACTATACACGTACataacatatactatatatagacacggGTTAGTAAATAGGATAAATACCTTACACGTGCATGCTGCACATAATCTATTTTATACACACTAGGTAAGTATCACAAACAGTGCCTATTATTGTAAAACGACCTGGTGACCTCTGTATGCATAAGCAGTTCTGTTGTGTTATCCTTTTGTAAAACTGGCATTGTTACGTAATACTCTAACCGTTCAATCCAAAGTCAGTgtatgtatataactacattgaAGAAGATAAATCTTACTAGGCAGTTAGTGAATGGTCTTTTCAAGATTGGAGACAAAGATATTCACAGAAGGTAGGTTCGCACATAAAGCTTACAAAATCACTGATTTATATGTGCAATCTGTTCaagacaaaacaaatacaaagtTAAGTCAGAAATAGTCAACAAATTATAGCAACATTTACCTGCTGCTGTTTAGTTcataaacaacaactgtgaatCCTTCTCAAAGTTGGGCGAACTGGTGATCTTGATATCGAGGCGTGAATCGCCGTGATGTTTTGCTCCTACTGAACGATGAAAATAGTCTTAAGCTTTTCTTCATTGTCAGAAAGACTCCTCAATGACATTTGCTTTAAAGCTAAATGACTTTTATGCTCAAGtcatataatatttacaaaaacaaaaaaacaaataacaaagaaaactaTTCTGTTAACATTACGGATTGGTGACAGGCTTCCAAAATTTGTATCAAGTTCACCAGAAAATATTACAGATTGTTTCCAAAGGTGACGCTTTTTGGTTACGTATTGGTCCTTCAAAATGATTGCAATGAAAATTCTCCGTTTAGAACTGAGTGGCcattttaaaataacaatataatgtcataaaatatattgtacCTTCACAACAGTTGTAAGGTAGCACAAAGTTACACCACGTGCTAGGTGCGTAGTGCTATTCCACAAATTAACATTGATTTcggttttaatttttttttcatacaataGCTTTATAAATGTATCAACTCCTCACATCGAATTTTAACGGTCTTAATTGTTAACGTTGTAAAAGAGTTACGTTTCTTACTCcacatattttcaaatttacGTCTGATAAACCAGCATGCGTATTGTATCTGGGGTATTCTCGACTCTCTTCCGATTCTATTTTTGACGTTCATGATTGGCTAACTATCTCACCGGGATTTGGAATGAATCCGAAACCAAAAAGTGTCACTTCTGGACTTAATACAAATTTTGGAAGAACAATTCGCAATGTAAACAAAATCGTTTCCCTTTGGTTTTGCCAATATAAGTGGGCTGTGAACATAAACATCATATTGCTTTAAAGCAAATGACATCGAATAGTCTATCTGATacagaatataaacataatGCAGTTCTGATCATTCAAAATGAGAAAACACTCTAGCGGCGATTCATGTCTCGATGCTGGTTTTAACACTTAACGAAGGATTCACATTTTTAATTAAGTAAACAGCAGCAGATAGATGTTGACATATAATATTTTACTATTGTTGAGTTAGACTTTGTACATGTCTTGGTCAGATTGCATATAAATAAGTGATTTTGCAGCTTAAAGTGCGCTACTGCTTTCTGTAATCATCTTGGTCCGTCATCTTGAAGCAGTCCCTAACTGGTACACGGCAGTGAATAAAGTAGCTTTCAGAAATAAGCCACATGTATTTATCTCGTCCTGATATCAACAATTGGTTATATTTCCATGTGCATTCATTACCTGGGTCATAAACACGTGACATTAATTTATTTAGCTTGAGGTTTCTACCATTAGTAcataatgaaattcattttcATGTAGTAACGGTTATTTCACATTTCAGATGAGTAGTATGATTTGTAAAGTTCCGTCgttttatgataaaaacataatttcacaatgaataaaaacaaaaaatatatggaTCCGAAAAGTGATTATGGTTTCGATTTCGTCTCGGTAACCACATACCTTATAAATTTTTAATAACAGATAACTATTGATAGCCCTACGGTATACTGGAAATAGTGACTATAGTGGTGGATTGACAAACCCAAGCTCTGAGTGATCATCACAGGTTTAAATACATCTAACAGAGCCCATGATTAATCTAAATCACtgtctccgctagggatcgaacccgggccctatggcttactagtcttacgctcaagAGATCTCTCACgcgagcggtatattgtggtTAGTACTTATCATGTAACATGCACATATGCAAACAAAGATCAGTCATGAATGATATGACAAACCCATGGTTGTTAGACGCATAACGTCTGCAGTTTCTGAAGTACACAAAGTAAACAATCGCGGACTagatttatgtatattatcaggCGCGTTGTCATCTGCTTCCTGCTTAAGGAATTTCGACTTTCTTTAAATCTCAAACAATCAAAAGTTCGGAAGGTCATCTTGTGATATATCGATATATTTATCCTAGAATCGGCATGTTTACACGATGGTCCTAAAGTGGAATAACACCATATTTTGGTAGAAAAACACTATACGTGTATATACCACTGGGAAAAGCGTGAAATATCACAGGAAGGACAAAAGTACCAAAGTAGTTATGGCATTTCTGATTCCCACATTGAGGGAATTTGGCCTCAAACACACCTACACTAACTCGTGTAAATAGATTTCTACAACACTTATAGTCTCGTTATTTAATACTACTAAAGAACATTTATTCTTAGTAATGTTCAGAGTTGTCTTCGTTGAGGTCTAGTCTTTAAACATGACTACACGTtcttcatttaaattaaaacaaattgtaaGACGGTAAATCTTTAACCGATTATTTGGACACTCATGTATCTTCACTTCCACATCCACGAAATATTCGACCTGGTTTGTTGGCGATTCATTTGCATTGGCTGTCGtagcttgtttttgttttggttttgtttctAGGACGTGTCCGAAATACATGCGCGTAGTTATATACGCGTGTTTTGGTCGGCTGCGGTATAATTGTTATGtggttattttttattatagaTAGATTGTGATTGCATGACGTGTTCAAAGATGcgaaaatgacaaaaaaacaaTCTTAGTATTTCAGCGAGtctgtttaatattttattctaaTTACACTTTATCACGTTTTAGTACACTTCATCATagcaatatatacaaaaaataaacagaGCAATAGATAATAATGGGGATATCAATTGGCGACGCTTTGCGGAACATATTTTAACAAGGTAGGAACTGACTTAAGTGGTGGTCAAGTATTAGGAAACTTCCTGTCACGTGTTTCCGGTCGGTTACACGTTCAATGCGAAAAAACAGCCCACGACGCAATTTTCTGTACAAATCACGGTCATTACGTTACACCAATGACTCAAAACACGGTTCACTTTGAATCAACGTCTTAATATACCTTATTATCACAAATCTATGGTGGCAAGTTATAGCAAATACAACCAACTCCTTATGGAATGAAACGAGCTGCCAAAAATAATAGCAACAATAATATTATCAAAAGTTGGAATTATCTTTACCTGTCTGTTGCTGAGAAATTGAACAGTTCCACACATCAATTAACggaagtaacaatacatcatacaacacaaagacacaaaaaAGTCTTTTTTcgtcaaatatttgaaatattgcatACAACCTCAGCTTCCACAACAGCAAATCATGCGTTAGAATTGGGTACCAATTAACAGAGCTATATATATGTTCTCTAGAGATTTTAAATTTATATCTATGTAGAATTTGCGAAAGATGAAATTTTATGCTGTATACGCACATGTTTttgtggtaatcttattttagtgatATTCGCGTGAAAAGCCTTCCGCCTTATCATGGTGGCGATAATTGCAGTTTCGTTATATCCTGTTCAACATTACAACAGTATGGAATTTAGCAGAATTTTTATCAGGATATTTGTGGTCATTAGCCTATGTATAGTGAAGGATCTGAACAATACATCAGTGAGTCGTCCAGACAGCATGTTTCATatcacgtatatatatataagcatgcAGTTGTTTTTCGCTGCAGTTCGATCCAAGTATCATCAAATGGAAATATAACTTACAGTAAACGTTGAATTGTATATGCGACTTCGAACACGTGCCTGTAACATAAATGTACTGATCCGTTATATTCCCATCATAACTGCAAAATGATTTCGACTCTACCGACaggaaaatataataaaaatatcccACAGGACgaacatttgaaaatatataatactccTAAAAATATTTGCTTATTGAAAACATCCATAACATGAGTTAAGGCGAAGAATAGCATGTAAATATACGTTCTTAACACCACATTTATCTTCCTCCTATCGCCATCTTTCTCTGTCTTTCATCTTCATCTTCGCTATCCTGGCCATCGGGGCTGGGTGCATAAGTATCCAGGAACGAAGTAAGTATTTCCACATACTCTTTGGGGTAATAGTGAAAATGACTGACGTGAGGCGAATCGTGCCAGCACTGACTCCTAACAGGAATTTTCCGTTGATGAAAGTCCTCTATAACGCTTTCTATCGTTATCGGATTTCCGACCGGGTCTGCTTTGGAGTATAGAAACAATGAAGGCACATGGTATTTGTTCAATTTGAAAGCTTCAGAGGCTTTTAGGTATTTTGAAACATTCGTCTTAAAAGTTGccatgtacaaatgtagtgaGTTCCTAATCAAAAACCGAAGGGCTGGGTTGTTGGTGAGGACTTTCGAGAACCCTACCGGAATGCCGTCGAAATCGACTGGACTATCAAACACCTGCGCTATAAGTAAGTCACGTGCTACTGTCTCCTCGGTATTCAATTTCACATGAAACTCGCCAATCAAATACCCTCCCACTGAAAACCCGTGAAGAAGGATTGGCTGTTTGCCAACCTCAAGAGTTCTGGCATCTATATGCTCTAGGATCTTACTGGCGATTCCCCGAGCCCTTGTTGGTTTGAGAATGTCCATTGGAGAACCCTGAAATGAAAAATGACATTCCGCGTGAACGTTAAATCATGGTTAACAAAGCTAAGAGCGTGATTCCTGCATcaacatcaatatttacactGCCTCCATAGTCATTGTACAACAAGGAAGAACTTCTCTGAAATGAACACGGGGATTTAAATGTTGCCATTAGAATTCTTCCTCTTCAAGTATAAGGTCGCCatcattgttgttgtttatgatTACCTGTGCGTAGAGTCGTGACGTGAGTGGGTATTTCGGTGAATGTTTGCTCTCTGCTAAGtagcaagaaaaaaaaaaagacaaattcaattagtgtgtggtagtgtgtgaAAGTTTCATGGACAGTCTATGGAATGTGTCCCTTATCCTCGAGTGtagttgttgatgttgttgtatGGTTCCAATAAGAAAGTGCAGTATTCCAGTTTGGGTCTGACTAGTGTTGTGTATCCTTGTTATAACCGAGTCGATTTTGAGCGTTTGGCGTGATTTGTTTGTTTCTGATGTtatgttgtttatgtttttgCCTCGTCGTAAGTTTAAGTGCTGTGGTTTTCTGGATTGTATAAACTCTAAGATATAACTGTGAAattcattgtgtattgatttatattttggaTGGGATACTGATTTCATTAGGCAGTTTACCATTGTCATGCAGCATCATGTTCCTGACGTAATTTAGTGTGTTTTCTGTATTGTCTAACGTCATTAGTATTGGCGTGTGGAAATAGCCTTTGAGTCTTGGGATGGATGTAAGAAAAAGAATAAGGCCGAAACATGTTCCTTGAGGTACTCCTGAAGTAATGTGTATCTAGTCTAAATGTTTGCCCTCAAGTACTACTGTGTAGGTGCGGTAACACAGGAAGCCCGTTATCCATGCACGTGTGTTTCCTGCAATTCCGTAATATTTGTAAGTTTGTACTTAAGCTTTTTTTATTCAACTTAAAATGTCAAATGGTTTGACAAAATCTACTATGATGATGGTTGGTGCTAGTTTCTGTATAAAAGGAGTGAGGTGGTGCTTTTTCGTTATTTTCTTTCCTTGTATGTTTAATTTATGATTACAGTTTTTTGGAATTACATTTTTGCCAGAAACGATTCTTCTAATGATAGAACTTGAAGTTTAAAACATAGTAAATCtgtataatgaaaaatattggGAAATGAGCGAAGCCCTTCGCTTCCTATGATTTCAATGACTTAATTAAATTaacaatactatataatataggtatctacctgtatttataTACTTACAGAGACCGTCATCACGTTGTAGCCCCTGTTTAAATAGTACTCTTCATACTTCTGAATGTGTTTCCGCTTGGCTAGCATCCATCCAAACAACAGCATTAAGGGACGTGCATGTTGTACGACGCCATCTTGTTTGAGAGCTCTCAGTTCGAGGTTACGGTCGATCTTTTGTGTCCAGACCCCGACCATTCCGTCCTGACTGGCCGTAGAATAGCGACATGCTCTCTGCACCAGCATCATTCGCCTCGGCTcctgaaaacaacaaaacattaaacacaTGAAAAGATCAATTCGGTGGTGTGGAAGTTGTCTGAAGGAATGGAGGGCATATGGAGTAACTGGTGCGGGATGGGATGGGTAGTAGGacattaaattatcaaaacataaaatagTCCGTGTCATCTTCACATATTCACTGTCCGTAAGCATGGTAAATGACCGGCAGGAGGAATATCTCCAGTACATAGGTTTCTCTCAGTGTGTTTATCAGTGTCCCCAGTACTGCCGTCAACAGATACATCCTCGTCGCGAAGAGCGTCCTCCTCTTCCCCTACCCCGCCAGTCCAAATCCATCCTGATGACCAGTTCTGGGTCCGAATGTGTTGCCGTTGACCTCGCTATCCATAAGCACCATTACCCAATCTATTGAGGGGGTCTGCATTCTATATTATAATTGTCTTCATCTTGGAGGACAGTAGTCGGAATTATCCCGACTATCCATCCTCTTTGATATACGGCTAGGGCGGATAAGGGTCAGAATTCCTTCCTGTGTGAATACGCCAAACGTCTCCGACCCGGCCTGGGGACGCACGTCTGAGAATGTGCGTTATCGATACACTCGCTACGTCTAAATAGTGAAACTAATTCTCAAACGTGCGCCCACTGGCCGGGTCGAAACTTGTTCACATTGGAAGGAGTTCCGACTCTCATTCATCCCTAACATTATATCAAAGAGGATAGATAGTCAGAATAGTTCCGTCTTGGGGTGACAGTAACAGTCCGAAGTTTCCGCGATGGCTTTCGTTGTCTTGGAATAGGAACTGATCTGTCAGATCAGCAAGGTGAGAAACTACCAGGTATTATTCAGAAGTAGATTCATATGTAAAGTGTGGACTTCCATATTCCCTAATAACCTTTCAGCGTTGGACTGGGTAATACAAACATCGCTTACGGATGATATTCCCACTTGTCAGAGAGCTTGTTTTCAAGTCAAATGCGACGATTCTcactaacatttttttttctgtctcaaACTTCTAGAACAACTTCTCTAACCCACCCAATATCGTACGCCATCTTGAGTCTATTCCTAGGCGAATGAATGTACGTTGACAGCGACCGTACTCCAATACCAATGCCGAAAGTGATACCCACTGGTTAATTGACACGCTTCACATTACAGAACAAAATAAACAGTAACAAttacagggagataactctcagACATTGCTGGATTCAAGCATACATTTATAAGTAGGCGTTGAACGATATACTTTTGATACTTATATGCAGTTTTATTAGAGGTTAAATGCGTTTGTATAGCATGAGCCGGTGCCACTAATTATAAGAATCTATATGTAACTATATGACCATCGATTTTGTTTGAACtccattttattattttcaaaacttcaaaactTTCGGACTCGCGCGTCCGGCGCTCGTGAATCCACTTAATCAAGGGCACAGCTACGCCCCTGAGGGAGTATTATGGTGAATGAGTCCCAATGAGAAATTGTTCACGGTCTTATTGATATAAAGCACACATCAAACCAAAGTTCATCAAAATCAATTGATATTTACCCAAGTTATGGTCGAAAGGTCCAATGGTAATGAAAATGCAAAGGGCCAAAAGTTACATCGAATCAGTTTCATTATCGAACTCATCTGAGATCTTAAAAATATAGGGCTGCATACCAAGTTTCACAAAAATCCATTCTTAACGACTACTCAAGTTATCGTGACTAGGTCCAACGGAAATAAAACTGCAAAGGCCATAACTCTGTCCTAACTGTAAATCAGCCTGATTGGCGAACTCGTCGGAGATCTTATTGATATAAGGCTGCAAACCAAGTATCAGGAAAATCCAAtcatatttactcaagttatcaAAAAAGTAAAAGCACGATAACGGACAAAAGGTCAATACAATAGGCCGTCATGAGCATAGGTAACTTACAAAGGATCACAAATGAACCGCATGTTTAAATACTGTGTCAGTGATAACAGTATTACGTAGAGAATATCAGTGGTGATCAAAGTTCAGGTCTCTGGGATGTGTGCTAACTTACAAGGACGATTTATCAACCCGCAGTCCATATATagtataaacaaacatatgaaCCACGA contains the following coding sequences:
- the LOC117335662 gene encoding transmembrane protein 53-B-like — protein: MAASMERVLCRLNKEPRRMMLVQRACRYSTASQDGMVGVWTQKIDRNLELRALKQDGVVQHARPLMLLFGWMLAKRKHIQKYEEYYLNRGYNVMTVSGSPMDILKPTRARGIASKILEHIDARTLEVGKQPILLHGFSVGGYLIGEFHVKLNTEETVARDLLIAQVFDSPVDFDGIPVGFSKVLTNNPALRFLIRNSLHLYMATFKTNVSKYLKASEAFKLNKYHVPSLFLYSKADPVGNPITIESVIEDFHQRKIPVRSQCWHDSPHVSHFHYYPKEYVEILTSFLDTYAPSPDGQDSEDEDERQRKMAIGGR